Proteins from a genomic interval of Paenibacillus lentus:
- the gap gene encoding type I glyceraldehyde-3-phosphate dehydrogenase has product MSVKVGINGFGRIGRLAFRRIQDVEGIEVVAINDLTDAKMLAHLLKYDTTQGKFDGEVEVHDGFFKVNGKEVKVLANRNPEELPWGELGVDIVLECTGFFTTKEKAELHLKGGAKKVVISAPATGDMKTVVYNVNHEILDGSETVISGASCTTNCLAPMAKVLQDKFGIVEGLMTTIHAYTGDQNTLDAPHAKGDFRRARAAAENIIPNTTGAAKAIGLVIPELQGKLDGAAQRVPVATGSLTELVTVLEKQVTADEVNAAMKAASDPETYGYTEDEIVSSDIKGITFGSLFDATQTKVLTVGDKQLVKTVAWYDNEMSYTAQLVRTLEYFAKKAK; this is encoded by the coding sequence ATGAGTGTAAAAGTAGGTATTAATGGTTTTGGACGTATTGGACGTCTTGCTTTCCGTCGTATTCAAGATGTGGAAGGCATCGAAGTAGTAGCAATTAATGACTTGACCGACGCTAAAATGTTGGCTCACTTGTTGAAATATGATACAACTCAAGGCAAATTCGATGGCGAAGTAGAAGTTCATGACGGCTTCTTTAAAGTAAACGGCAAAGAGGTTAAAGTTCTTGCTAACCGCAACCCTGAAGAACTTCCTTGGGGCGAGCTTGGCGTAGATATCGTTCTGGAGTGCACAGGCTTCTTCACAACGAAAGAAAAAGCTGAGCTTCACTTGAAAGGCGGCGCGAAGAAAGTTGTTATCTCCGCTCCAGCTACTGGCGACATGAAAACTGTTGTTTACAACGTTAACCATGAGATCCTTGATGGTTCCGAGACAGTTATTTCCGGCGCTTCCTGTACGACAAACTGCTTGGCTCCAATGGCTAAAGTTCTTCAAGACAAATTTGGTATCGTTGAAGGCTTGATGACTACAATTCACGCTTACACAGGCGACCAAAACACACTTGATGCACCTCACGCGAAAGGCGATTTCCGCCGTGCTCGTGCAGCAGCTGAGAACATCATTCCTAACACGACTGGCGCAGCTAAAGCAATCGGTCTTGTTATTCCTGAATTGCAAGGCAAGCTTGACGGTGCAGCACAACGTGTTCCTGTAGCTACAGGTTCCTTGACTGAGCTGGTAACTGTTCTGGAGAAACAAGTAACAGCTGATGAAGTTAACGCTGCTATGAAAGCTGCTTCCGACCCAGAAACTTACGGATATACTGAAGACGAAATCGTATCTTCCGATATCAAAGGAATTACTTTCGGTTCCTTGTTCGATGCTACGCAAACTAAAGTTCTTACTGTTGGCGACAAGCAATTGGTTAAAACTGTGGCTTGGTATGACAACGAAATGTCCTACACGGCACAACTTGTTCGCACATTGGAGTACTTCGCTAAAAAAGCTAAGTAA
- a CDS encoding sugar-binding transcriptional regulator, whose translation MRNILEMQKQLLPDLMEILKKRHTILHQIMLSDVIGRRTLAVSLNMTERILRAETDLLKAQGLIEIENIGMRISDSGRKLLEDMEPIVKEIFGLANLEEKIRKAFGLRKVVVIPGDWETSPLTKRELGLAGAKALLGAMRGGDVVAVTGGTTMAEIAEQLNPPSNAAFKQNWFVPARGGLGESLEIQANTIASGMAKRVGAGYRLLHVPDLLGKEAYQSLVNDPNIQDIVSTIRQARIVIHGIGDAMEMARRRKLDSSMIEELQKEGAVAESFGYYFDEEGVVVHKMLTLGLRLEDIRKTDTVIGIAGGKSKAKAIYAVLQFGHEDILVTDEAAAMDIVSELEHKEQKQQNSEV comes from the coding sequence ATGCGAAATATTTTGGAAATGCAGAAGCAGCTTCTTCCAGATCTCATGGAAATTCTCAAGAAAAGGCATACCATACTTCACCAGATCATGTTATCGGATGTGATTGGTCGCAGAACCTTGGCGGTCTCGCTAAACATGACGGAACGTATACTGCGTGCCGAAACAGATCTCCTGAAGGCTCAAGGCCTGATTGAAATCGAGAATATAGGCATGAGGATTAGCGATTCGGGCAGGAAGCTGCTGGAAGATATGGAGCCGATCGTGAAAGAAATATTCGGCCTCGCTAATTTGGAGGAGAAGATTCGTAAGGCCTTTGGATTGCGCAAAGTCGTAGTCATCCCTGGTGACTGGGAGACCTCACCGCTAACGAAGCGGGAGCTCGGTCTGGCAGGAGCCAAAGCGCTGTTAGGTGCCATGCGAGGCGGAGACGTCGTGGCGGTCACAGGTGGTACAACGATGGCTGAAATCGCGGAGCAATTGAATCCGCCTTCGAATGCAGCGTTTAAGCAGAACTGGTTCGTGCCAGCGCGCGGAGGGCTTGGAGAGAGCTTGGAAATCCAAGCGAACACGATTGCTTCCGGCATGGCAAAACGGGTCGGAGCAGGATACCGTCTGCTGCATGTACCTGATTTGCTCGGCAAAGAGGCGTATCAGTCACTGGTCAACGATCCGAACATTCAGGATATCGTGAGTACGATCCGCCAGGCGCGGATTGTTATACACGGCATCGGGGATGCGATGGAGATGGCCCGCCGCCGCAAACTGGATTCTTCGATGATTGAGGAACTGCAGAAGGAAGGCGCGGTCGCAGAGTCATTTGGTTATTATTTCGATGAAGAAGGCGTAGTTGTTCACAAAATGCTGACCTTGGGACTCCGTCTCGAAGACATCAGGAAGACGGACACGGTGATTGGAATCGCGGGCGGCAAAAGCAAGGCTAAAGCTATATACGCGGTGTTGCAGTTCGGACATGAAGACATCCTCGTTACGGACGAAGCCGCGGCAATGGACATCGTGAGCGAACTGGAGCACAAAGAACAAAAACAGCAGAACAGCGAAGTTTGA
- a CDS encoding ABC transporter substrate-binding protein: MYSNNIYSYYCLFFITGCTGQPSPSELNDSELTLNIGYFSEKQFENRYSSLLSIEYPKLNYNVIPTSDLITERISVQEWTAENAVDLIYLPPAYLRSLANNGLLQELDLYIQKTSFSLDAFVPSAVELMKQYGDGKLYGLAPTFYSRALVYNSRLFDQYGVPYPKDQMTWEEIIDLAHQFPKGLTHSYPSNAHFLINIGQPRTSKPTMKIRRKSLWTAPHGQICWSLLLSR, from the coding sequence GTGTATTCGAACAACATATATTCTTATTATTGCCTGTTTTTTATAACCGGATGTACGGGTCAGCCCTCCCCTTCCGAATTGAACGACAGCGAACTCACCCTAAACATCGGCTACTTCTCAGAGAAGCAGTTTGAGAATAGATATTCATCCTTGCTGTCGATTGAATATCCGAAACTAAATTACAATGTAATACCGACAAGCGACTTAATAACGGAGAGGATATCCGTACAAGAATGGACTGCAGAGAACGCTGTGGACCTAATCTACCTTCCGCCGGCTTATCTGCGATCTTTGGCAAATAACGGATTGCTTCAGGAACTTGATCTATACATACAAAAGACCTCCTTCTCTCTGGATGCTTTCGTACCGAGCGCCGTAGAGCTCATGAAGCAATATGGAGATGGCAAGCTGTACGGGCTGGCTCCAACCTTCTATAGCCGGGCACTTGTATACAACTCTCGTTTATTTGACCAATATGGCGTTCCATATCCCAAGGATCAAATGACGTGGGAAGAAATTATTGATTTAGCCCATCAATTCCCCAAAGGGCTGACGCATTCTTACCCATCGAACGCCCACTTTTTAATTAACATAGGGCAACCGAGAACCTCCAAGCCTACAATGAAGATACGAAGAAAATCACTTTGGACAGCTCCTCATGGGCAGATTTGCTGGAGCTTACTCTTGAGCCGCTAA
- a CDS encoding extracellular solute-binding protein gives MDSSSWADLLELTLEPLRTGNIALHDLNDNLFLTGEYALGIITYEELIQLEQQGSDLEWKLVTMPTHPAEPDLSHHYVLDGMWAIPASSTESDAAWELIRFFMSDQTAKWSYRSVYGFSSLTAYTSMGQSTSDIEAFYKLRPAYRTSPVPSTIFELLNEAIEQAITGNASAEQALAEIAKKEIQ, from the coding sequence TTGGACAGCTCCTCATGGGCAGATTTGCTGGAGCTTACTCTTGAGCCGCTAAGAACAGGCAACATTGCCCTTCATGATTTAAATGACAATTTATTTTTAACAGGCGAATATGCCCTGGGCATTATCACTTACGAAGAATTGATTCAGCTGGAGCAGCAAGGCTCGGATCTGGAATGGAAGCTGGTAACCATGCCAACCCATCCAGCGGAGCCGGATTTAAGCCACCACTATGTGTTAGACGGCATGTGGGCGATCCCTGCCAGCTCGACCGAAAGCGATGCAGCCTGGGAATTAATCCGTTTCTTTATGTCAGATCAAACCGCCAAATGGTCGTATCGTTCCGTTTATGGCTTTTCTTCACTCACGGCTTACACTTCCATGGGGCAGAGCACCTCAGATATAGAAGCCTTCTACAAGCTTAGACCCGCATATCGTACAAGCCCGGTTCCAAGCACCATTTTTGAGCTTCTAAATGAAGCGATAGAACAGGCCATCACCGGTAATGCAAGCGCAGAACAGGCTTTAGCTGAAATCGCGAAGAAAGAAATTCAATAA
- a CDS encoding ABC transporter substrate-binding protein produces MPIRRGLLMILLLIIVFPSLTGCQKPQQIKPITIKVSYPSAQQFYKMFGFAFQKSHPHFEIQVIQDEPGTDAGSFDTEADVIYINGMDQYKAAIEQGKLRQIPPPLLNPSTNEGDLSPIVTALLSSASEDGRYYALAPTFHSEALYFNKKLFDEYNITYPYDGMSWSDVFALAQRFPAEDKEGNRLYGIQMNYYKNVTMNYILKAGETENLSYFDPHTMKVTMNTEHWKSIWSNAVQAFRAGVVYDLGEELDSMKHPAFLTEDAAMTVSSNVLAYNFEPFSHFEGGTMLDWGVVSAPIDPLNPDTSNFYEIFDFFGVSSISEHPEEALELVKFIAGDALNSRLLAQKQPNYGLPAVTEYVHPVGERDLSPLYSLQANPDYIDIYDKVDANVLDAFQSAAQSVLDRLLADELTLEEALRETELRGQEAVDAAIAELKLKQQGN; encoded by the coding sequence ATGCCCATAAGACGCGGACTGCTCATGATCTTACTTCTTATCATCGTCTTTCCGTCACTTACAGGCTGCCAGAAGCCCCAGCAGATTAAACCGATTACGATCAAAGTCAGCTATCCGTCAGCACAACAGTTCTATAAAATGTTCGGCTTTGCTTTTCAGAAATCGCACCCCCATTTTGAAATCCAGGTCATCCAGGATGAACCCGGAACGGACGCTGGCAGCTTCGATACAGAGGCTGATGTAATCTATATAAACGGAATGGATCAATACAAAGCAGCAATAGAACAAGGTAAGCTTCGACAGATCCCTCCGCCCCTATTAAATCCATCAACGAACGAAGGAGATCTCTCGCCAATCGTTACCGCACTACTTAGCTCAGCTTCCGAGGACGGCCGCTACTATGCGCTAGCTCCTACTTTTCATAGCGAAGCGCTATATTTCAACAAGAAGCTGTTTGATGAATATAACATCACTTATCCGTACGACGGAATGAGCTGGAGCGATGTATTTGCTCTGGCGCAGCGATTTCCTGCTGAAGATAAAGAAGGCAACCGCTTGTACGGCATCCAAATGAATTATTACAAGAACGTGACGATGAACTATATCCTTAAAGCCGGGGAGACTGAGAACTTGTCTTATTTCGATCCCCATACCATGAAAGTGACAATGAATACCGAACACTGGAAATCGATCTGGTCCAACGCGGTTCAGGCTTTCCGTGCAGGTGTCGTTTATGACCTAGGAGAAGAGCTTGATTCAATGAAGCATCCGGCATTCTTGACAGAGGATGCGGCAATGACTGTGAGCTCCAATGTTCTCGCTTATAACTTCGAGCCCTTTTCCCATTTTGAAGGCGGTACAATGCTTGACTGGGGAGTGGTTAGCGCGCCTATAGACCCGTTGAATCCAGATACCTCCAACTTTTATGAGATCTTTGACTTTTTTGGCGTCTCTTCAATTTCAGAGCATCCGGAAGAAGCGCTTGAACTCGTCAAATTCATTGCTGGCGATGCTCTTAACAGCCGTCTGCTGGCTCAAAAACAGCCCAATTACGGCTTGCCGGCCGTAACTGAATATGTCCACCCGGTAGGCGAGCGTGATCTCTCTCCCCTTTATTCGCTTCAGGCCAACCCCGATTATATCGACATATATGACAAGGTCGACGCCAATGTGCTGGATGCATTTCAATCTGCGGCACAATCCGTCTTAGATCGGCTACTGGCTGACGAACTAACGCTGGAGGAGGCGCTTAGAGAGACGGAACTGCGGGGTCAAGAAGCGGTCGATGCCGCCATTGCCGAGCTTAAATTGAAGCAGCAAGGGAATTAG
- the clpP gene encoding ATP-dependent Clp endopeptidase proteolytic subunit ClpP, giving the protein MSYIPMVVEQSNRGERAYDIYSRLLKDRIIFLGSGVNDVVANSIIAQMLFLDAEDPGKDIHLYINSPGGSITAGMAIYDTMQYIKSDVSTICVGLAASMGAFLLNAGTKGKRYALPNSEIMIHQPLGGAEGQATDIEIRARRILKMRDKLNHILAERTGQPLERIEKDTDRDYFMSAAEAMEYGIVDKVIERVTPEGV; this is encoded by the coding sequence GTGAGTTATATTCCAATGGTCGTTGAACAGAGCAACCGCGGAGAACGCGCATACGACATTTATTCCAGACTGCTGAAAGACCGTATTATCTTCCTTGGTAGCGGAGTGAATGACGTCGTTGCCAACTCCATCATCGCTCAAATGCTGTTCCTGGATGCAGAAGACCCGGGCAAAGATATTCATTTGTATATTAACAGCCCCGGCGGATCGATTACGGCAGGTATGGCCATTTACGATACGATGCAATATATCAAATCAGATGTCTCCACGATTTGCGTAGGCCTCGCTGCTTCCATGGGTGCATTCCTCTTGAATGCCGGCACTAAAGGTAAACGCTATGCGCTACCTAACAGTGAAATCATGATTCACCAGCCACTTGGTGGAGCTGAAGGACAAGCCACTGACATCGAGATTCGTGCTCGCCGCATTCTCAAAATGCGCGATAAATTAAATCACATTCTAGCCGAACGTACGGGGCAGCCGCTGGAGCGGATCGAGAAGGACACAGATCGTGATTACTTCATGAGCGCTGCCGAGGCTATGGAATACGGCATTGTAGACAAAGTCATTGAGAGAGTAACTCCTGAAGGAGTGTAA
- the ade gene encoding adenine deaminase, giving the protein MSNNRTNKQYDISYNLGQVAMGMEPADLVITNGTLVNVYTGELIANTDVAIKDGRIAYVGQASHTIGASTQVIDAAGRYISPGLLDGHMHVESTMLSVTEFSKAALAKGTTAIFMDPHEIANVFGTEGVRLMHEEGRGLPLKVYTTFPSCVPSTTDLEDAGAELQVTDIAEGMTWDGVAGLGEVMNFPGVVHGEPKMTGEIKATMQAGKAVTGHFPSDDEQQLQAYIAAGVTSCHETVTREQGLTKLRLGMHLMIREGSAWHDVKEVIKVVTEDQVRTDNIMLVTDDVYPETLVEKGHLNHVIRRAIEEGVDPVTAIQMGTINTARYFKLDGDIGGIAPGKCADLLLIDDLHQMEPSTVITNGELIYNEGKLLAEFPNYVYPEKIRQSIHLARPLTASDFLLPSQTQNTSTKVRLIQAIENSARTAKATATLHVIEGIIQPDPEQDIVQLACIERHHGTGQISLAFAQGFHLKRGAVASTVAHDSHNLLVMGTNAADMAIAANELAKLGGGMIAVCDGQILASVPMVIAGLMSDQPLETVTREVKQLAAAWKQLGCPLNAPFMTFSLIALPVIPDIRISNRGLVDVTEFKLIPVEISED; this is encoded by the coding sequence ATGAGCAATAACCGGACGAACAAACAATATGACATCAGCTATAACCTTGGTCAGGTAGCCATGGGTATGGAGCCTGCCGATTTGGTCATTACTAATGGCACATTAGTTAATGTATACACGGGCGAATTGATAGCGAACACGGATGTAGCCATCAAGGATGGCCGAATTGCATACGTAGGCCAAGCCTCGCATACGATTGGTGCAAGCACGCAAGTCATCGATGCTGCTGGGCGATATATTTCTCCGGGTCTGCTGGATGGTCATATGCACGTAGAGAGCACGATGCTGTCCGTAACGGAATTTTCCAAGGCAGCTCTCGCCAAGGGGACCACCGCGATATTTATGGACCCGCATGAAATTGCCAATGTATTCGGAACGGAAGGCGTCCGCCTCATGCATGAGGAAGGGCGTGGCTTGCCGCTTAAAGTGTACACAACATTCCCTTCCTGCGTTCCGTCCACGACAGACTTAGAGGATGCCGGCGCCGAGCTTCAGGTTACCGATATCGCTGAAGGCATGACCTGGGACGGTGTGGCTGGTCTCGGTGAAGTGATGAACTTTCCCGGAGTCGTACATGGCGAGCCTAAAATGACGGGAGAAATTAAGGCCACGATGCAGGCTGGCAAGGCAGTGACCGGTCATTTCCCTAGCGATGACGAGCAGCAGCTTCAAGCCTATATCGCCGCGGGAGTCACCTCCTGCCATGAGACTGTCACGCGGGAGCAAGGCCTGACCAAGCTAAGACTCGGCATGCATCTGATGATCCGCGAGGGCTCTGCCTGGCATGACGTCAAGGAGGTCATCAAGGTCGTTACTGAGGATCAGGTACGAACCGATAACATCATGCTCGTTACCGATGATGTCTACCCAGAGACGCTTGTCGAGAAAGGACATCTCAATCATGTCATTCGCCGAGCCATTGAGGAAGGCGTTGATCCGGTTACTGCAATTCAAATGGGGACGATTAACACAGCTCGATACTTCAAACTGGATGGAGATATCGGCGGAATCGCTCCAGGAAAATGCGCCGACCTGCTGCTCATCGATGATTTACATCAAATGGAGCCCTCTACCGTAATAACGAACGGAGAGCTGATTTATAATGAAGGTAAGCTGTTAGCGGAGTTCCCAAACTACGTCTATCCGGAGAAAATTCGACAATCAATTCATTTAGCCAGACCGCTGACCGCTAGCGATTTTCTTCTACCGAGCCAAACCCAGAACACAAGCACCAAAGTACGCTTGATTCAGGCTATAGAGAACAGTGCCCGCACGGCCAAAGCCACAGCTACATTGCATGTAATCGAGGGCATAATTCAACCGGATCCAGAGCAGGATATCGTGCAGCTAGCGTGCATTGAGCGCCATCATGGGACAGGGCAAATCTCTCTAGCCTTTGCTCAGGGCTTTCATTTGAAAAGAGGAGCTGTTGCCTCTACGGTAGCTCATGACAGCCATAATCTGCTCGTCATGGGAACGAATGCCGCCGATATGGCCATTGCAGCCAATGAGCTCGCTAAGCTTGGCGGTGGTATGATCGCCGTCTGCGATGGTCAAATCCTCGCATCGGTACCGATGGTTATCGCAGGACTGATGTCAGATCAGCCGTTGGAGACCGTGACTCGTGAAGTGAAGCAGCTGGCTGCCGCCTGGAAGCAGCTCGGCTGTCCGCTGAATGCGCCGTTCATGACCTTCTCGCTGATCGCTTTGCCCGTCATTCCTGACATCCGCATTTCGAACCGCGGCCTGGTCGATGTGACCGAATTCAAGCTGATTCCCGTGGAAATCAGCGAAGATTAG
- a CDS encoding DsbA family oxidoreductase — translation MKIDIWSDFACPFCYIGKRKFEAALEKFPHRDQVEVGFRSFELAPDAQKNTGKDMNTVLAEKYGMPYERAKQMNDQVTLQAAEVGLEYHMDSVIPTNTHDAHQLTHFAKQHGKANEMAERLFKAYFTEGLDLGDLPTLARLAAEIGLNEHDALKTLEEAPLNHTVTEELQEGARLGITGVPFFVFNNKYAVSGAQPSETFLEVLQQVWQEEQQQPLQVITGEAGGNSGAGSNSDPSCSDDSCSV, via the coding sequence ATGAAAATAGATATATGGTCAGACTTCGCATGTCCATTCTGTTATATTGGCAAGCGTAAATTCGAAGCAGCGCTGGAGAAATTCCCCCACCGTGACCAAGTCGAGGTCGGCTTCCGCAGCTTCGAGCTTGCTCCTGACGCGCAGAAGAATACCGGCAAAGATATGAATACGGTTCTGGCTGAGAAGTATGGCATGCCTTACGAGCGAGCCAAACAAATGAACGACCAAGTCACCCTACAGGCTGCGGAAGTCGGACTAGAATACCACATGGACAGTGTCATTCCCACGAATACCCATGATGCGCATCAACTGACGCACTTCGCCAAGCAGCATGGCAAAGCCAACGAAATGGCCGAACGGCTGTTCAAGGCCTATTTCACTGAAGGGCTCGATCTGGGAGATCTCCCGACCCTAGCCCGGTTAGCCGCTGAGATTGGCCTAAACGAGCACGATGCGCTCAAGACTCTTGAAGAAGCCCCCTTAAACCACACGGTCACCGAAGAGCTGCAGGAAGGCGCGCGGCTCGGGATCACCGGAGTACCGTTCTTCGTATTCAATAATAAATATGCCGTATCTGGCGCACAACCGAGCGAGACGTTCCTAGAGGTGCTGCAGCAGGTATGGCAGGAAGAGCAGCAGCAGCCTCTGCAAGTCATTACTGGCGAAGCCGGCGGCAACTCGGGGGCCGGGTCTAATTCAGATCCATCCTGCTCAGACGACTCCTGTTCCGTCTAA
- a CDS encoding DUF3298 and DUF4163 domain-containing protein, whose translation MFMSKKRRIGLSLLTLMLLSAGTLFEGNIREAVASERESHVSWAQFAANAPRTAAASEAGVKVETRTLTKSLPGASIKAEYPQISGLKSKSVQRKLNSFFKARAEAFVKKSVQEMKQTGPSPSGHEYEFLSNYFVTYNKNGILSLYEQTYAYTGGAHGNSYREGLTFRLEDGKLLTLDELLRANPNYRQIVDPAIAQQLQQTQGYFGNFKTIGPNPSYYVKDEGVVIFFPLYEYLPYVNGFPEFYFPFSQLLPAGTDPFDFTRQP comes from the coding sequence ATGTTTATGTCGAAGAAGAGGCGAATCGGGCTAAGCTTGTTAACGCTTATGCTGTTATCGGCGGGGACCCTGTTTGAGGGCAATATCCGTGAAGCCGTGGCATCTGAGAGAGAGTCACATGTGAGCTGGGCCCAATTTGCAGCAAATGCCCCAAGAACCGCAGCAGCCTCGGAGGCAGGGGTTAAAGTCGAGACGCGAACGCTAACGAAGTCTTTACCGGGGGCTTCGATTAAAGCCGAGTATCCGCAAATTAGCGGTTTGAAGAGTAAGTCCGTCCAACGGAAGCTCAACTCGTTTTTTAAAGCTCGGGCAGAAGCGTTTGTGAAGAAATCCGTCCAAGAAATGAAACAAACCGGGCCTTCTCCGAGCGGCCATGAATATGAGTTTCTAAGCAATTACTTTGTCACGTATAACAAAAATGGTATCCTCAGTCTCTATGAGCAAACCTACGCTTACACGGGGGGAGCGCATGGGAATAGCTACCGGGAGGGATTAACCTTCCGTCTAGAGGATGGCAAGCTGCTTACGCTTGACGAATTGCTGCGGGCAAATCCAAATTACCGCCAAATCGTTGACCCGGCGATTGCACAACAACTTCAGCAAACACAGGGGTATTTCGGTAATTTTAAGACGATTGGTCCGAATCCATCGTATTATGTGAAAGACGAGGGAGTAGTTATCTTCTTCCCGCTCTATGAGTATTTGCCTTATGTGAACGGATTTCCAGAATTCTATTTCCCTTTCTCACAGCTGCTTCCAGCGGGTACGGATCCGTTTGATTTTACAAGACAACCGTAG
- a CDS encoding ABC transporter substrate-binding protein — MKWAGVLLASIWVLSLLSGCGASGKQTLHIYSWADNFDAEVLADFEKQNDVKIVYDVFANNEDLLAKIKTGGSGYDLIQPSDYMVDTMIKEDLLAPLNMENIPNFENIDPAFKDPVFDPGNKYSIVYMTGVTGIAYNKKYIKDEIDSWEDLWNPAYKGKVLLLDDNREVIGMALKKAGKSNSSTDEAEITAAVDDLKQLLPSVLAFDTDNIKNKMIQEEGWIGTVWSGDASVIAKDNPDVAYVVPKEGGTIWSDNYAIPKDAKNKELAEKFINYMLEPEVSAKNYESIGYSDPNIKAKEFHSEEYNADTMINLSADELSRTEWLGDVQDKLQLYDHFWTELKSGR, encoded by the coding sequence ATGAAATGGGCCGGCGTGCTGCTGGCGAGTATATGGGTACTATCCCTGCTGTCCGGATGTGGAGCATCTGGAAAGCAGACGCTGCATATATACAGCTGGGCTGATAACTTTGACGCGGAAGTATTGGCTGATTTTGAGAAGCAAAATGATGTGAAAATTGTGTATGACGTCTTTGCTAACAATGAGGATCTGCTGGCAAAGATCAAAACGGGCGGCAGCGGCTACGACCTGATCCAGCCCTCCGACTATATGGTAGACACCATGATAAAGGAGGACTTGCTCGCACCGCTGAATATGGAGAATATCCCGAATTTTGAGAACATCGATCCGGCATTCAAAGATCCGGTTTTTGACCCGGGCAACAAATACTCCATCGTCTACATGACGGGTGTGACGGGAATTGCATACAACAAGAAATACATTAAGGACGAAATTGATAGCTGGGAAGATCTATGGAATCCAGCGTATAAAGGTAAGGTGCTTCTGCTCGATGATAATCGAGAAGTGATTGGAATGGCACTGAAAAAAGCCGGTAAATCGAATAGCTCCACGGATGAAGCAGAAATTACCGCTGCGGTAGATGATTTGAAGCAGCTGCTGCCGAGCGTGCTTGCTTTTGATACCGATAATATTAAGAATAAGATGATTCAGGAAGAAGGCTGGATCGGCACTGTTTGGTCGGGTGACGCATCTGTGATCGCCAAGGATAATCCAGATGTGGCATACGTGGTGCCTAAAGAGGGCGGCACGATTTGGTCTGACAACTACGCGATTCCGAAGGACGCAAAAAATAAAGAGCTGGCGGAGAAGTTCATCAACTATATGTTGGAACCAGAAGTTAGCGCGAAAAATTATGAATCAATCGGCTATAGCGATCCGAACATCAAAGCGAAGGAATTCCACAGTGAGGAATACAATGCCGATACAATGATTAATCTCTCTGCGGACGAGCTGTCCCGTACTGAATGGCTCGGTGATGTTCAGGATAAGCTGCAGCTGTATGACCATTTCTGGACGGAGCTGAAGAGCGGTCGCTAG